The Anaerolineales bacterium region TCTTCATCCCGCCCGATAGCGATGAGGCCCTGCAGGCCTTCCGCAGCAATGTCGTGCGCGGCGCCTTCAGCAGCCAGGCCTTCGTCGGCACCGTTCCCTCTGCAGTGCTCGAAAACGTGGCCGCCAACACCAGCGCGGCTGGCATCCTGCCCGCCGCTTGGGCGGACGACAGCGTAGATATCTTTGACTACAAGGTCAGCCTGCCCGTCCTGGCTCTGGCCGCCCAGGCCCCGCAGGGCGCCGCCCGCAGTGTGCTGGGCTGCCTGCAAGGGCCGACCGGGCAGGCCGTGCTGGCCGAAAGCTACGCGCCCTGATGCGCGCCTTCCACCTGCACGATTTGCTGGCCCAGGTCGGCGGCAGAGACCAGCGCTATCTTGAGTTCCTGCGCGTGCCCAGCCTCAGCATGGGCCTCTACACCCTGCCCGCCGGCAGCCAGGATATGCAAACCCCGCACAACCAAGACGAGGTGTATTACGTCATCAGTGGCAAAGCTATCTTGCGCGTCAACGCGCAAGAACAGCCGGCCATACCCGGCGCACTCCTCTTTGTCCCTGCCCACGCGCCGCACAAGTTCGTAACTATAGAAGAACAACTGCAGTTACTCGTATTCTTTGCCCCCGCGGAAGGCTAGCCGGCCATGCCGTCTGCCCAACTGGCCAGCCTGCTGGCCGCCGCCCTCAAAAACCGCACAGACCTTATCACCCGTCTGCACGCCGAGGACACCGACAGCTATCGCCTCTTTCACGGCACGGCTGAAGGCCAGCCCGGCCTCACCATTGACCGCTATGGCGAGCTGCTGCTGATACAGACTTTCCATCACTCACTGGCGCCCGAGCAACTTTCTGAGATCGAAAGCTTTTACGCCAAAGAACTGCCGGCCCTCACGCCGAT contains the following coding sequences:
- a CDS encoding cupin domain-containing protein produces the protein MRAFHLHDLLAQVGGRDQRYLEFLRVPSLSMGLYTLPAGSQDMQTPHNQDEVYYVISGKAILRVNAQEQPAIPGALLFVPAHAPHKFVTIEEQLQLLVFFAPAEG